The genomic DNA GCTGATCGCCATCGGACAGGTTGCTATCAATCGCTGGAACGAACCCTTCTACGATGCGCTTGCGCGCAAGGATTTGCAGGCTTTCTTCCATCAGCTGATGGTTTTCTTCGGGATTGCGGGCAGCCTGCTTGTGCTCAACGTTTCGCAAACCTGGCTCAACCAGATGTTCAAGCTCAAGATGCGTGAAGGACTGGCGCGCGATCTCGTGGGGCAATGGCTGGTGCCGGGTCGGGCATTTCGTCTCGCCAATGCCGGCGAGATCGGCATCAATCCCGATCAGCGCCTGCATGAGGATGCACGTCACTTTGCAGAAATGTCGTGCGATCTTGGGATCAACCTCCTCCAGTCGACCGTCATTCTGGTGAGCTTCGTCGGTGTCCTGTGGTCGCTCTCAAGTGGCTTTGTGTTTCATGTCGCGGGCTACAGTTTCTCCATTCCCGGCTACATGGTCTGGGCTGTCATTATCTACGCGGCCTCTGCCTCATGGCTGACATGGATCGTCGGGCGCAGTCTGGTCAATATCAACGCCAATCGCTATGCGCGCGAGGCGGATTTCCGCGCATCGCTGATGCGGGTCAACGAACATCTGGATGCCATCACCCTGTCGCGCGGCGAAGGGGATGAGAGACGTCGTCTCGATCTGGATATCGATGCGGTTCTGGCCGCAATCCGCAAGATCGTCTATGCGACCACGCGATTGACCTGGGTAACGGCCGGTTACGGCTGGCTGACAATTGTGGCACCGATCCTCGTGGCGGCTCCGGTCTATTTCGGCGGTGGTCTGACATTCGGCGGGCTGATGATGGCCGTCGGCGCATTCTCACAGGTGCACAATGCGCTGCGCTGGTTCGTCGACAATTTCGGGGCGATTGCGGACTGGCGGGCGACGCTGCTGCGTGTCGCGAGTTTCCGTCAGGCGGTGCTGCGCATGGACGAGCTTGGTCATCTGGACCGGCAGATCGATCTTGAGACGAACGAAGATGACAGGCTGACGCTGGACGGTGTTTCCATCGCCGCCCCCGATCAGTGCCTGAAGCTCTCCCGCAAGGCTTTTTCGGTAACACCCGGCGAGCGGGTGCTTGTGACGGGCGGGACCGAAACGCAAAGAACGCTGCTGTTCCGCGCATTGGGCGGGCTTTGGCCATGGGGCGAGGGGCGGATCGGCATGCCGGTTGGCGATGGTGTCGCCTTCATGCCGCGCGCGCCTTATTTCCCGCCGGGCAACCTCAAGGGCGTGATCGTCTATCCGCTTGATATCAAGAAATTTTCTGAACAGGATCTGGAAAATGTCCTGCGGCGTGCCGGGCTTGAACGGCTTTCCACGAGCATGGATCGTGTTGCGCGCTGGGATCGCGTGCTGACGGACGATGAGCGCCAATGTATCGCCTTCGCCCGCCTCATATTGCAGAAACCGCAGTGGATCGTGATTGACGGTGCGCTCGATGGTCTCGACGCTGAAGCCTATGACAGGATTCGCGACATGCTGAACACCGAATTGAAGGATGCAGCCGTGATCCAATTCGGCAAGCCGCATTTGCATGACGGTCTTTTCACACAGCAGATCAATCTGGAAGACGATCCTTCAGGAAAGCCTCTGGAGCTGCCAGCCTTGAAAACAGCATGAAAAAAGCCGCCGGGATGACCGGCGGCTTTTTTGTTTCGGGATGTCTTCAGGCTATCAGCGGAAGTAGTCCTGCAGCGGGCGCACTTCCAGCGATCCGGCCTTGAGCGCAGCGATAGCCTCAGCAGCGGCTTCCGCTCCCGCCATGGTCGTGTAGTAAGGCAGCTTCTGCATCAGCGTTGCGCGGCGGATCGACTTGGAGTCGGAAACCGCACTTGCGCTGTCCGTCGTGTTGAAGACGAGATGAATCTGGCGATTGCGGATCGCGTCTTCCACATGCGGACGGCCTTCGATGACTTTGTTGATCTTGGTCGATTCGACGCCGTTGGCTTCGAGGAACTTCTGCGTTCCGCCGGTTGCCATGACCTTGAAGCCGATGCTTGCAAGCTTGCGGACCGCACCGAGCACGCGTTCCTTGTCCTCGTCGCGAACAGATACGAAGACCGTGCCTTCACGCGGCAGTTCAACGCCTGCGCCAAGCTGTGCCTTTGCGAAGGCCAGAGCATAGTCGTAGTCGAGCCCCATTACTTCGCCGGTCGAGCGCATTTCCGGTCCGAGCAGCGTATCGACGCCCGGGAAGCGGGCGAACGGGAACACAGCTTCCTTGACCGCGATATGCGGGCGGGAAGGTGTCTTCGGCTTGCCGCCATAGGCGCCGAGTGCTGCTTCCAGGCTTTCACCGGCCATGACGCGGGCTGCGACCTTCGCAATCGGGGTGCCGACCGTCTTGGCGACGAACGGAACCGTACGTGATGCGCGCGGATTGACTTCAAGAATGAAGATTTCGCCGTCCTTGATGGCGAACTGCACATTCATAAGACCGCCGACATGAAGCGCCTTGGCAAGCGCTGCCGTCTGGCGTTCCAGTTCAGCAACGGTTTCAGGCGAAAGTGTATGCACCGGCAGCGAGCAGGCCGAGTCGCCCGAATGGATACCGGCTTCCTCGATATGTTCCATGATACCGGCGACAAAGCTGTCCTTGCCGTCACACAGGCAGTCGACGTCCACTTCAATGGCTTCCGTCAGATAGGTATCGAACAGAAGCGGGTTCTTGCCGAGCAGCGTGTTGATCTGGCCGGTCTTGTCGTTCGGATATTTGGCCTTGATGTCTTCCGGCACCAGTTCCGGCACGGTGTCGAGCAGATAGCTCTGCAATGAACGCTCGTCATGGATGATCTGCATGGCGCGGCCACCGAGAACATAAGACGGGCGCACGACAAGCGGGAAGCCGAGGTCGGCTGCGACGAGGCGTGCCTGCTCGACCGAATAGGCAATGCCGTTCTTCGGCTGGTTGAGATCGAGCTTGATCAACAGCTTCTGGAAACGGTCACGATCTTCCGCAAGGTCGATGGCGTCAGGCGACGTGCCAAGGATCGGGATACCGGCCTTTTCAAGCGCATTGGCGAGCTTGAGCGGGGTCTGGCCGCCAAACTGCACGATAACGCCGTGAAGTGTGCCCTTTTGCCTCTCAACGCGCAGGATTTCCAGCACGTCTTCCGCCGTCAGCGGTTCGAAATAGAGACGATCCGACGTGTCGTAGTCGGTCGAAACCGTTTCCGGGTTGCAGTTGATCATGATGGCTTCGTAATCGGCATCATTGAGCGCAAAAGCCGCATGGCAGCAGCAATAGTCGAACTCGATGCCCTGACCGATGCGGTTCGGACCACCGCCGAGAATGACGACCTTCTTGCGATCCGACACCTCGGCTTCCGAGCGCGGCTGGCCGACGAAAGGCGTTTCATAGGTCGAGTACATGTAGGCAGTCGGCGAAGCGAATTCGGCAGCGCAGGTGTCGATGCGCTTGTAGACCGGATGCACGTCGAGTTCGCCGCGCAGCTTGGCCACGTCTTCCGCGTCCTGATCCGTCAGGCTTGCAAGGCGCGCATCGGAGAAGCCCATGGCTTTCAGCATACGCAGGTTTTCAGCGTCCTGCGGCAGGCCGTGTTCGCGGATGCGCTCTTCGGTCTTTACGATGGCTTCGATCTGTTCGAGAAACCACGGATCGATCTTCGATGCGTCGTGCACCTGCTCGGTGGTCAGGCCGAGACGCATTGCCTGCGCGACCATGCGCAGACGATCCGGCGTCGGCGTGCCGATGGCAGCGCGGATGGCGTTCTTCTCGTCGCCTTCCTCGATATTCGGGATGGCAATTTCATCGAGGCCGGTCAGGCCGGTTTCA from Brucella anthropi ATCC 49188 includes the following:
- a CDS encoding ABC transporter ATP-binding protein/permease, giving the protein MTSEPDKDKTKRSAPKKERRRKKPRRSVSERLRKSSAKLIGGSPSRDGTDLFSQVSMMVGAFMVSPVRNTLIALGTGIFVLIVLIAIGQVAINRWNEPFYDALARKDLQAFFHQLMVFFGIAGSLLVLNVSQTWLNQMFKLKMREGLARDLVGQWLVPGRAFRLANAGEIGINPDQRLHEDARHFAEMSCDLGINLLQSTVILVSFVGVLWSLSSGFVFHVAGYSFSIPGYMVWAVIIYAASASWLTWIVGRSLVNINANRYAREADFRASLMRVNEHLDAITLSRGEGDERRRLDLDIDAVLAAIRKIVYATTRLTWVTAGYGWLTIVAPILVAAPVYFGGGLTFGGLMMAVGAFSQVHNALRWFVDNFGAIADWRATLLRVASFRQAVLRMDELGHLDRQIDLETNEDDRLTLDGVSIAAPDQCLKLSRKAFSVTPGERVLVTGGTETQRTLLFRALGGLWPWGEGRIGMPVGDGVAFMPRAPYFPPGNLKGVIVYPLDIKKFSEQDLENVLRRAGLERLSTSMDRVARWDRVLTDDERQCIAFARLILQKPQWIVIDGALDGLDAEAYDRIRDMLNTELKDAAVIQFGKPHLHDGLFTQQINLEDDPSGKPLELPALKTA
- the carB gene encoding carbamoyl-phosphate synthase large subunit produces the protein MPKRTDIKSILIIGAGPIVIGQACEFDYSGTQACKALKEEGYRIILVNSNPATIMTDPDLADATYIEPITPEVVAKIIAKERPDALLPTMGGQTALNTALSLRRMGVLERYNVEMIGANAEAIDKAEDRALFREAMEKIGLDTPESRLANATEIKDEDRKRHETKRAEVKAQFSGDDLDKALDKLETEWQLGEVERKQRYMTHALAKAAQALDVVGLPAIIRPSFTLGGTGGGIAYNRQEFFEIIERGLDASPTTEVLIEESVLGWKEYEMEVVRDKADNCIIICSIENLDPMGVHTGDSITVAPALTLTDKEYQIMRNASIAVLREIGVETGGSNVQFAINPVNGRMIVIEMNPRVSRSSALASKATGFPIAKVAAKLAVGYTLDELDNDITGGATPASFEPSIDYVVTKIPRFAFEKFPGSSPILTTAMKSVGEVMAIGRTFQESLQKALRGLETGLTGLDEIAIPNIEEGDEKNAIRAAIGTPTPDRLRMVAQAMRLGLTTEQVHDASKIDPWFLEQIEAIVKTEERIREHGLPQDAENLRMLKAMGFSDARLASLTDQDAEDVAKLRGELDVHPVYKRIDTCAAEFASPTAYMYSTYETPFVGQPRSEAEVSDRKKVVILGGGPNRIGQGIEFDYCCCHAAFALNDADYEAIMINCNPETVSTDYDTSDRLYFEPLTAEDVLEILRVERQKGTLHGVIVQFGGQTPLKLANALEKAGIPILGTSPDAIDLAEDRDRFQKLLIKLDLNQPKNGIAYSVEQARLVAADLGFPLVVRPSYVLGGRAMQIIHDERSLQSYLLDTVPELVPEDIKAKYPNDKTGQINTLLGKNPLLFDTYLTEAIEVDVDCLCDGKDSFVAGIMEHIEEAGIHSGDSACSLPVHTLSPETVAELERQTAALAKALHVGGLMNVQFAIKDGEIFILEVNPRASRTVPFVAKTVGTPIAKVAARVMAGESLEAALGAYGGKPKTPSRPHIAVKEAVFPFARFPGVDTLLGPEMRSTGEVMGLDYDYALAFAKAQLGAGVELPREGTVFVSVRDEDKERVLGAVRKLASIGFKVMATGGTQKFLEANGVESTKINKVIEGRPHVEDAIRNRQIHLVFNTTDSASAVSDSKSIRRATLMQKLPYYTTMAGAEAAAEAIAALKAGSLEVRPLQDYFR